The sequence CTCCACAAATAATAAAGAAAATTAATGCTAATACCATTATAATTTCGTAAAACAACCCAGCTTCATTCATATGCCAAGTATAAAAAGCTGGGACTAAACCAAATGAAGCTATATCACATAAAGAATCTAGTTCTTTTCCAAAGTCACCTGATACTTGCAATTTACGCGCTAATTTACCATCTAACCCATCAAGGACCATTGCTATTATTATAAGAGATAGAGCATGCCGATATTCACCATTTGAAATTAATAATAAAACTATAAATCCAATTGAAAGATTAGCAAAAGTTAATAAACTTGGTAAGATCTTTTTAATATTCAATAAAACTCCTCCCATAATATTTATACATATCTATCAATTAAAGCCTGTTCTCTTATTCTCCTTAAACCATCTTTAATTACTCTTGCTCTAATCTCCCCTATTCCTTCTACTTTATCTAGATCCTCTATTGAAGCATTAACTATCCCTCTTAAATCACAAAATCTGTTAACTAAATTCTCTACTACATTTATAGGTAATCTTGGTATTTTGTTTAATATTCTAAAACCTCTTGATAATATTTTTTGCTCTAATAAACTAGCTTGTTTAGGGTACCCTAAAGATTCTAGAATTTTTTCTGACTCTAATAATTCGTCTGATTGAAGACTGGAAATAATTCGAGAAATTTCAGAAGGTGACCGATCTGATTGGCTGTTAAAATAATCTTTTATAAGTAAATAACTATCATCTTCAACATTAACTATTAACTCATCAAGTTGCATTTTGACTAATCTACCTTCTGCTCCAAGTTCTGTAATATACTTTTCTATTTCTTTAACAATTTTCATCACCATTTCCGATCTTTGAATTACTTTAACTACATCTGACAAAGTGACAGATTCTTCAAATTCTAGAGCTGTTAAGTTAGTAAGGTCTTGATCTAACACAGATCGGTATTTATCTAAAGTTTGTATTGCTTGATTGGCCTTAGTTAATATTACTCCAATGTCACTCATAACATATTTCCAATCTTTCTGATATATAGTTATAATATTTCGTCTTTGAGATATGGCAACAACAGTTGTGTTAGTTTGTTTCGCAACTCTTTCTCCTGTTCTATGGCGAATACCGGTTTCACTTGATTTGATACTCGGATCAGGGTTAAGGTGGGCGTTTGCATAGATTATTCTTTTAGCATCACCGCTAAGAATTAAAGCACCATCCATTTTCGATAATTCATACATATTACTAGGAGAAAAAGGTGCTTCAATTTGAAATCCACCTGTTATTATATTTCTCACCTCTTCAGTAGCTCCAAACACAATTAAACCACCAGTTTTAGCTCTTAAAACATTCTCCAGTCCAGCTCTTAAATCCGTACCAGGGGCTAGCATTGCCAAGGTAGCTAAAAAATCGGTGTTGTCATTTAATTTAGATAAATGTATCACCAATTTCACCATCCTCAAAAATAAAATTAAAGGCTTCGGTTAAATGCCTAACTAAATACAACTCCAAGTTTTCAACTGTGTTACTATTTATATCAGTATAAGGAATTAGAGCTTTTCTAAACCCCATTCTTTCGGCTTCTTTAAGTCTTGCCTCAATTTGATTACAAGATCTCACTTCACCGGTTAAACCAAGTTCTCCTAGTACTATTAGATCTTCAGGTAGTTTTTTTTCCTTAAAACTAGAGACTAAAGTCATAGCAATAGCTAGATCTGCTGCTGGTTCAGATATTTTAACACCACCAACTGCATTAACAAATATATCTTGTCCCACAAGGTTTAGACCACCTTTTTTTTCTAACACAGCAGTGATTAAGGCCACTCTTTGATTATCTATACCAGTAACTACCCTCCGTGGGGTACCTAGGTGACTGTCACCTACAAGAGCTTGAATTTCTACAAGAAATGTTCTTGTCCCTTCTAAGCTTGGCAGGATTGTTGAACCAAAGGATGATTTTGGTCGTTCCCTTAAAAATATTTCAGAGGGGTTATTGACCTCAACCAATCCTTTATACTGCATTTCAAATACACCTAATTCATTAGCACCAAAACGATTTTTCAATCCCCTAATTATTCTATAACTATGATGTTTATCACCTTCAAAATGAAGGACTGTATCGACTATATGTTCTAATACTTTAGGCCCCGCTATATTACCATCTTTAGTTACATGTCCTACTATAAAACAAGCTGTGTTATTTTCTTTAGCAAAGCTTTGTAGGTATAAAGCACATTCTCTTACTTGAGTTAAACTCCCTGGGGTTGATTGAATATCAGGATGATACAAAGATTGAATGGAATCTATAATTAGAATTTCGGGTTGAATACTCTTTAATTCATTTATTAATTCTTGTAGATTAGTACCTGAAGCAAATTGCATATCTGTATTTAGTTCTAATCTATCACACCGTATTTTTACCTGAGAAAGAGATTCTTCCCCAGACACATAAACCACTGATTTTTTATTTTCGAATAAATTATTAGCCACTTGTAACATCAAAGTGCTCTTACCTATCCCAGGACTTCCGCCAACAAGGACAACAGATCCTGGTACTACTCCACCTCCAAGAACTCTATCAAACTCTGCTATTTTTGAGCTTATACGGATCTCAGCATTAAAAGGCACTCCTGATAAGGATACAACTTGCGGGGAATTATTTGAATGTGATCGCTGGGTATTACTTTTAGGTGAAGTTTCTTCTTTTTTTAAAAATGTATTCCAATTATCACATTCAGGACACTTACCTAACCACTTTAGATCAACATGTCCACATTCATTACAAATATAGTGGATTTTCGCTTTTTTCATAATGCTCTCTCCCCTCTTTTAAGATTATACCACATTTTAACTTATTAAAAAAACAGCAGGCGATGGTAAGAACCACCGCCTGCTAAAGGCATATTGCTATAAAGGGAGAGGAGTTAGCCTGCCTTCATTTTCTAGTTTGTTCACTCATTAGGTGAAATATACTAAAAAGACCTTAAAACCTACCATCTCTCATCATTTCTTCAGCTTTTTGAATTGCTAGCTTCGTTAAGTTACCACAATCTCTAGATGGAACACTTCCCCAACCCTCTTGTGAAACCTTATCATAAACACCTAACTCTTTGGCTAATTCTTCCTTTAAAGTTTCACTCATAACACCTTTTCTTTTACGTGCCATAAAAGACACCTCCATTGAGGGAATTTAGGTTTTAAGGCTATTATTATTTTCCCCACTATTGTACTTTAAATAACGGTAATTATATGGATGTTAAACAAGGTTTTACAAGGTACATATTTTATATAGAATTTTGTAAATAATAAAATTAATTACCCTTTCATTACAGCTAAAGGTGTGAGCTTAACTATTGGGGTTATTAGATCTTTTTGGTTTTTGATCACTCTTTCTATATCTTTATATGCCATAGGTGCTTCAGATAAGTCATTACCCCAATCTTTAAAAACAATGTCCCCCATTGCTAAGTTTGCTTCTTTCTTAGTAAACTGTTTATTGGCTTTTTTTCTACTTATAACTCGCCCGGCACCATGAGAACATGACATAAAACTATCAGGATGACCAAGCCCCTTTACTATATATGAAGGAGTTCCCATAGACCCAGGAACAACCCCAAGTTCCCCTTTTCTTACTCTTGTCGCACCTTTTCTATGTACGATAACTTCTTTTCCGAAATGGCTCTCTTTTGAGGCATAATTATGATGAATATCGATTTTATTTAGTAAATCTTTTGCTCCTGTGACCTTAGAAAAAATAGAATAAAACAAAGTGAAAATTCGCTCTCTGTTTCCTCTAGAAAAGTCTAAACAATACTTCATAGCCTCAAAATATTCTTCTCCAACATCAGAGCTTAACAGTAGTGGGGAAAGGTTATACTCTTTTGGTACATAACCCTCTTTTGCATTAATGCGATCGGCCTCTTTATTATAGTAATCTGCCACTTTAAATCCTAAATTTCTACTACCAGAGTGAACCATAATCCAAATATATCCCTCGTCACCCTTCTCAATACTACAAAAATGATTCCCTCCTCCAAGAGAACCTATTTGATGTTTTGCTGATTTTAATTCTTTTTTAATAATTTTTATATCTGGCGGATTATTAAAGCCACTCCATTTTTGTGGCTTTTTATGATGTTTAAAACCTGTCGGTATTACCTTATATGACTCATCAATGATTCTTTTCAGTTGCTTTTTATTTATTTCCTTAATATCCGTTTTCGCGGCTATCAACCCACATCCAATATCAACTCCAACAGCATTTGGTATTACAACATCTTCAGTTGCCATAACACCACCTATCGGCATCCCAAAACCCTGATGAGTATCTGCCATAAGTGCAATATGGCTATAAATGAAGGGTAGTTCAGCTAAATTAGTAGCTTGTTTCATAGCACCCTCTTCAATATCATCAGCCCAAGATAAAATAGGTGTATTATTATGATAAAACCTTTTTAGCATCTAATCCCCCTCCCAACAAAAATAACAAACTTTTATTTCCCTAATGCTTCTTTTAAATTATCAAGGTTCTTTTTATCATGTTCAGAGCCGATTTTTGGCGTTTCCATTATCACAGCTTCAGGGTTAAACTTTTCGTTAGTTAAAAGCTCTGAAAATCCCTTGATTCCAATATAACCTTCTCCAATATGTTGATGTCTATCTTTATTAGAACCGATTGTGACAGAAGTATCATTAGCATGACAAACTTTAATTGAGTTTAAACCAATCTCTTTATCAATCTCATCGAGAGTGTTTTTTACTCCTTGTTTATCGGAAATATTATACCCCGCACCCCAAGCATGAGCGGTATCAAAACAGCATCCTAATCTTTTTCTATCACTAACATTTGTTAAAATGCATTTAAGATCAGAAAAACTTCCACCTAAGGTCTTACCCGCACCAGCAGTATTTTCTAGCAATAACATTACACCATCAGGCCATTTTGAAAATGATCTTTCTAAGCATTCACATATATTTTCAATTCCTTGTTCTTTTTCAATATCTACATGACTTCCGACATGTGTTACAACATACGGTGCTTCGTAAATACTAGCTTTGTTTAAAGCTGCCTCTAGTAATTTAATGGACTTTTCTCTAATCTCTTCTTTTCCGGAAGCCAAGTTTATTAGATACGGAGTATGAAATACTAATGGTTTAATATCTAGCCTCTCTTGTTCTTCTAGAAATTTTGTTTTAGTTTTTTCATCTATCTTACCTGGTTTCCATGCTGTTGGATTTCCAGAGAAAATCTGTACTGTCTCCATCCCTAAATCATGAGCTCGTTGTAACTGTTTTTTAATTCCCCCAGATAACGGCATATGAAACCCAAGTCTCATTTTTTAGCCTCCTTTTTATGTATCCCTATTAAATAAGGTGGGTTATTTCGATAGTTGAGTATATTAATTTTTCTAACATCAAACATTTCTTGAGAAATCGTAGAAATAAATTGTTCAACACTAACAGCTTCTTTATTCCCTGTTTCATGTCCAGGGTAAACAACAATTGTCATTAAACCTGAAGGTTCTAATAAATCCAAACCATGTTCAATTGCTTGAATTGTACTTTTCGGTTGTGTAACAACTTTTTTATCACTACCTGGAAGATAACCTAAATTAAACATTATACAAGTCACTTGCTCATCAACAATTTCTTTTATATTTTCATGCCCTTGATTTACTAATTTAACTCTATCACTTAACCCGTTATCATATAAACGTTTGTTAGTTGTTTCAATAGCTGAACTTTGAACATCAAAAGCATATACCTTACCACTATCACCAACCTTTTCAGCTAAAAAAAATGTATCATATCCATTACCACAAGTAGCATCTATTACTATATCCCCTTCTTCTATAACACTAGCTAGTAATTCTTTATCCATAGAAGTAGGTCTATTAAAAGGACTTAATTTCATTTTAGCACCTCCAAAAGATAGTTCAATCTAACAGGAAAAATCATATAATAAAGCGAACAATACTAAAATAGTGACACATACTTTATAAGGAGGGGATTGTATGGCTATAGTTGAAGTAACTGTAGCTCCTTTAGGGACTGAGTCTACTAGTATAAGTTCATATGTTGCAGGGTGTCAAAAGATTCTCGAAAAACAAGACAAGGTAAAATATACTTTAACCCCCATGGGAACAATACTTGAGGGTGACCTCAATGATTGCATGAAATTAGTTAGAAAGATGCATGAAACACCTTTTCAAGTAGGTGCTGAAAGAGTTACAACTCAAATAAAAATTGATGATCGAAGAGATGTAAATGGCACTATGGAACAAAAACTTGACTCAGTTAAAACAAAAATTAATAAAGATTCTTAATTATTAATTCTTTTAATTTAGATAACGTCTCACCACAACTATCGTTAATTACTACTTCAGCTTGTAAATCAAAAGGAGTTTCATCTAAATTTATAATAATTAATGAGTCAACTAGCTCAGCAAGTGCAGCTACAGGGTATACTTGTAGACTTGTACCCACGACTATTAATAAATCGCATTGCTTTTTTAGTACTTCAGCTATTTCAAAAAATTCCTCAGGCATTGAATCACCAAACAATACAATATCCGGTCTTAAAATGCCGCTACAAGATGAACAAACAGGTAATTCTTTATTATAACCTTCTAACTGATTTACAATTTCTGAAAAGGGGTATTCACTGAAGCATTCAAGACAGTGACAAGTTTTTGTACTACCATGAACTTCAACCACATTTTTTGAGCCAGATTTTTGATGGAGTCCATCAATGTTTTGTGTAATAATACCTTTAATAATTCCTTTACGTTCAAGTTCAGTTAACGCATAATGCCCTTGATTAGGTTTTTTATCTAACAAATCTCTAAATCTAGGAAACCCATATTGATAAAATTTCTTGGGTGAAGTTATTAGCACTTGCCTTGTAGAATACTCCATAGGATCAATCGTATTCCATAAGCCATCTTTACTTCTAAAATCAGGAATACCACTTTCGGTACTAATTCCTGCTCCTGTTAGAACATATGGATTTCTAGACTCCATAATAAAATCTTTAAGCTGCTCTATGTTGTTATAGTTATCCATAACTTACACCTCCTGCTAATATTAAGAAATAATCCTAAAAAAACCAAAAAGAGGGGTCTCACATGAAAATAACTTTTTTAGGAACTGGGCCATCCCATGGGGTTCCAATAATTGGATGTTCATGTCCTGTTTGCACTTCGCATGACATTAGAAATAAACGATTTCGTGCAAGTGTTTTTATAGAAACAAGTAATACTAATATCTTAATAGATACTCCACCTGAATTTAGGTTACAGGCTATAAATAACTCAATTAATCATATTGATGGTGTATTATTTACACACCAACATGCTGATCATGTACATGGCTTTGATGATTTGAGAAGATTTAATGAAATGCAAAGAAAACAAATACCTTGTTATGCAAATCAAGATACAGTCTACGGTTTAAAAAATATGTATGATTATGTTTTCAGAGGTGGAGATCTATATGCTAGCAGTCCTCAAGTAAGTCTTCGACCCATATCAG comes from Natranaerobius trueperi and encodes:
- the disA gene encoding DNA integrity scanning diadenylate cyclase DisA, with amino-acid sequence MVKLVIHLSKLNDNTDFLATLAMLAPGTDLRAGLENVLRAKTGGLIVFGATEEVRNIITGGFQIEAPFSPSNMYELSKMDGALILSGDAKRIIYANAHLNPDPSIKSSETGIRHRTGERVAKQTNTTVVAISQRRNIITIYQKDWKYVMSDIGVILTKANQAIQTLDKYRSVLDQDLTNLTALEFEESVTLSDVVKVIQRSEMVMKIVKEIEKYITELGAEGRLVKMQLDELIVNVEDDSYLLIKDYFNSQSDRSPSEISRIISSLQSDELLESEKILESLGYPKQASLLEQKILSRGFRILNKIPRLPINVVENLVNRFCDLRGIVNASIEDLDKVEGIGEIRARVIKDGLRRIREQALIDRYV
- the radA gene encoding DNA repair protein RadA; the protein is MKKAKIHYICNECGHVDLKWLGKCPECDNWNTFLKKEETSPKSNTQRSHSNNSPQVVSLSGVPFNAEIRISSKIAEFDRVLGGGVVPGSVVLVGGSPGIGKSTLMLQVANNLFENKKSVVYVSGEESLSQVKIRCDRLELNTDMQFASGTNLQELINELKSIQPEILIIDSIQSLYHPDIQSTPGSLTQVRECALYLQSFAKENNTACFIVGHVTKDGNIAGPKVLEHIVDTVLHFEGDKHHSYRIIRGLKNRFGANELGVFEMQYKGLVEVNNPSEIFLRERPKSSFGSTILPSLEGTRTFLVEIQALVGDSHLGTPRRVVTGIDNQRVALITAVLEKKGGLNLVGQDIFVNAVGGVKISEPAADLAIAMTLVSSFKEKKLPEDLIVLGELGLTGEVRSCNQIEARLKEAERMGFRKALIPYTDINSNTVENLELYLVRHLTEAFNFIFEDGEIGDTFI
- a CDS encoding small, acid-soluble spore protein, alpha/beta type; amino-acid sequence: MARKRKGVMSETLKEELAKELGVYDKVSQEGWGSVPSRDCGNLTKLAIQKAEEMMRDGRF
- a CDS encoding RtcB family protein yields the protein MLKRFYHNNTPILSWADDIEEGAMKQATNLAELPFIYSHIALMADTHQGFGMPIGGVMATEDVVIPNAVGVDIGCGLIAAKTDIKEINKKQLKRIIDESYKVIPTGFKHHKKPQKWSGFNNPPDIKIIKKELKSAKHQIGSLGGGNHFCSIEKGDEGYIWIMVHSGSRNLGFKVADYYNKEADRINAKEGYVPKEYNLSPLLLSSDVGEEYFEAMKYCLDFSRGNRERIFTLFYSIFSKVTGAKDLLNKIDIHHNYASKESHFGKEVIVHRKGATRVRKGELGVVPGSMGTPSYIVKGLGHPDSFMSCSHGAGRVISRKKANKQFTKKEANLAMGDIVFKDWGNDLSEAPMAYKDIERVIKNQKDLITPIVKLTPLAVMKG
- a CDS encoding deoxyribonuclease IV, with amino-acid sequence MRLGFHMPLSGGIKKQLQRAHDLGMETVQIFSGNPTAWKPGKIDEKTKTKFLEEQERLDIKPLVFHTPYLINLASGKEEIREKSIKLLEAALNKASIYEAPYVVTHVGSHVDIEKEQGIENICECLERSFSKWPDGVMLLLENTAGAGKTLGGSFSDLKCILTNVSDRKRLGCCFDTAHAWGAGYNISDKQGVKNTLDEIDKEIGLNSIKVCHANDTSVTIGSNKDRHQHIGEGYIGIKGFSELLTNEKFNPEAVIMETPKIGSEHDKKNLDNLKEALGK
- a CDS encoding class I SAM-dependent methyltransferase; amino-acid sequence: MKLSPFNRPTSMDKELLASVIEEGDIVIDATCGNGYDTFFLAEKVGDSGKVYAFDVQSSAIETTNKRLYDNGLSDRVKLVNQGHENIKEIVDEQVTCIMFNLGYLPGSDKKVVTQPKSTIQAIEHGLDLLEPSGLMTIVVYPGHETGNKEAVSVEQFISTISQEMFDVRKINILNYRNNPPYLIGIHKKEAKK
- a CDS encoding MTH1187 family thiamine-binding protein; its protein translation is MAIVEVTVAPLGTESTSISSYVAGCQKILEKQDKVKYTLTPMGTILEGDLNDCMKLVRKMHETPFQVGAERVTTQIKIDDRRDVNGTMEQKLDSVKTKINKDS
- a CDS encoding NAD-dependent protein deacylase; translated protein: MDNYNNIEQLKDFIMESRNPYVLTGAGISTESGIPDFRSKDGLWNTIDPMEYSTRQVLITSPKKFYQYGFPRFRDLLDKKPNQGHYALTELERKGIIKGIITQNIDGLHQKSGSKNVVEVHGSTKTCHCLECFSEYPFSEIVNQLEGYNKELPVCSSCSGILRPDIVLFGDSMPEEFFEIAEVLKKQCDLLIVVGTSLQVYPVAALAELVDSLIIINLDETPFDLQAEVVINDSCGETLSKLKELIIKNLY
- a CDS encoding MBL fold metallo-hydrolase codes for the protein MKITFLGTGPSHGVPIIGCSCPVCTSHDIRNKRFRASVFIETSNTNILIDTPPEFRLQAINNSINHIDGVLFTHQHADHVHGFDDLRRFNEMQRKQIPCYANQDTVYGLKNMYDYVFRGGDLYASSPQVSLRPISGDFCFKNIIIEPIPILHGANKILGYKIDNFAYLTDCSFIPQNSFEKLKDLELLTIGALRYKSHPNHFNLEQAVSTIKELNPKKAFLTHMTHSFDYYQLEKELPPNISPAYDGLIFEL